ACTTTACATACCTTTTACTTTATTAATTTTCcacaaattatttgaaaattgaGTAGTTTCAAAATATGAAACAGTTTCCAAATAGAAGGCATTGGCTGAAAGTTGTCTTTCAATATTTCTGTTGGCTACTGAATCCTTGGAGTAAACAATCACTCTTTTACCCAGTTTCTGCAAAGCACTTACCTTTTGTTTCAGATTCAGTTCAAGCAGCTGAATGAGGTAATGCCTACATCTCCTAGGCTGGGAATGTACTCAGACTGAGCACTGAAATAGGGCAGGTGGATAATACCTGCTCTTTTGTAAATTCAGGGTGAACTTCAGCACAGCTTCCAGATTGCCGTGCTCAGGGGAAAGAATTAGGACTGCTTGTCTGAACacaaaaaattcattttgtgaAGAAGTCACAAAATTACTTCTTCAATTTAGACACTGATACAAAGCTTCACATCAGTGCCCTTAAATACATTCAAAACACATtacatatacataaatatatgttttaaattaagagtttcttctgaaaaaattgCATCACTTTAGGTGAGTCAGTTAAACACTACCCTGTCCTCAATAAAAACACCATTTTCAAATTCTTTCATTTAGAATCAGGGGCTGAAAAAGCTTTCCTGAGGCAGAGGGTGAGCAGACCCTGGTTCTTACTGAGCTACAGTGATCCTCTGAATATAGAAAAGAACCCCTCTGCACAGTGATCATAAAAACACAGAACTATTTCATATCAGAGACCAGAATAATTTTCTGACATTAAAAAGTAATACAAGCATAATTTTCAGTACCTTAAATAGTATTTATTGAGTTTGCAACTTCAGGAACAAAGCTATTATTTCAGTCCCAGCTAAACACACACTGTGGCATGTGGCCCTCATGTTCTTTCATCCATTCAACAAATGAACAATAACATGGAACATTGTAAAGAGGGGGGTTGAAAAAACAACCCAATgctattttgaaaaaaaaaaaaggaagcaaactGAAGTCTTGTTCTCATTCACAAATACACTTGCCTTCTTGGTTAAGCATACTATGTTTTTATGGAAGAACAGATTCATCCTCCCAGTGTTTGGGAGACGGTATGGGATGGCtgatctgaaataaaataaaactgtagGAAACAGAGATTTTCCATATGACCGCAATAACAGCTAGATGGTTAATACAGGCATCAGACTGCAAGAGGGAGGTACACTTTCTTCTTAGCAAGTCTTTCTGTCTGGACTGATTCTGTGGGTGCATATGGTTAAAAAACCACCAAGGGCCTGCCTGTAAAATCTTACAGGGGaggttgttttcattttcaccatGGTGACCCTTTTGGATAATTAAAAAAGTCATCACATAATATACACAGAGTTTCATATTTACAGAATAAATGGCAAAAGAGGGATTTACATACAGTGACATTTATGTTCAGCCATAAACAAACAAGATCCCTTGTGCAGACTCAGGGATTATTCACAGTTCCTTTAAGAAAGtccttttattttgcaaatgcAAATAGACATCCAGCAGGATGTCTCACTGTAAGAAATAGATGCTTGCTCTCCCTTACACCATGGTCATGACCTTCAGAGAGGCAGGTTGGAACCTCCTTATCTTCTTCTTCAGTGCCTTTGAAGCTTTGATGCGACAGATTTTGGGCACTGGAGGAATAGGCTTGGAAGAAGTCTGGACAGTCACGGATTGTCTGACTGAACCTTCAGGCCAAATCAGCTCACTTTCATCCCCCTCATCATAGTCAAGAGCAAGGCTGCTACTGTTACTGCTGCCATCCCAGTCGCCTTCACTGGACTCGCTGTCCCCGAACCGGTTGGCTGTGAAATCGCTGACCTCCCCTTCGCTGGTCTCTGCGATGGTGGAGTGAAAGAGGGAGGCGCACTCTGCAGAGTACTCGGAGTGGTCTGACTCGCTCTTGGCACCATCTCCGTGCGGCTGCCCCTTGGAGCGAGCCCTCGTGCTGACGCTGCGCAGGACGCCGGCTCTCCTCGCTGGCTGCCTCGGTGCTCCCAGGCCAAAGCTGTGAGCCAGGCCGGCCGGCTGGGCCTTGGCAGAGATCTCCACTGTGGACTGCCACTTGCGCTGcttcttcctgctgcctgtgtcTGCACAAGCTGCTTCCAGGGAATACAGCGCATTGGCAGAGGCTCCATAGAGCTCTGGCCTGGATGGCACAGTGGGGAGCCTGACCTGCACTGGGAACAGACTGGATTCCGAGCATGATCTGCCAGCCATGTCTCCAGAATATGAAGGTCTGCGCATGAGGGTCTTCATTCCTTGTGGTCTTTGGAGCTGATTCCACTCAACAGGCAGCTTGGTGGCCCCATGAGCCCCTCTCACCTTCTCCATGCAGAAGGCTTGCTTCCCAGGCCGAACGACCTTTTCACTGTTCCTCCTCTTTATCTTCACTGCCTTTGTTTTGGAGCTGGCAAACTTTACCCGGACTTGATGGGATTCTGCAGGGACAAATTGAGCATGGACAAACTCAGCTCGTGTCACTCGTTCATGACCCCCAGTGTAAGACAATTTGGCATTGCCACACCTTTTGATGGGCAGTTTTTTGGGTGGGACAGCTTTAGCATTCCAGGTGTCTGGGCTAGAGTCCTCTTGACACAGCTGTGAGTAGGACAAACTGCGCTCCATGCTGCTCTCCGTTTCTTCTGCCAGAGGAGAGCCCCTTGCTGCTGACTTGGCAGGATAACAACTATTCATAGCTGATGGCTCTGTGTCAGGCCGAGTGGATGACTGTTCTTCATTCATACAGCTCATGGTCTCCTGCTGCTTGGCACACTCCCCCTCTGGCACCTCTATTGACAGCTTCCCTTCAGCTTTGTTACTCTCCAGAGAACTCATCTGTTTTTCCAGCTGGCTACTGCTGCTGTTAATTTTCAGCCCACCGGTGCTGGGGGTTATAATGAGTCTCTGGTGCATTGCAGCTGGCTGGCTCTTTGGTGAAACCCACTCACTGGTCTCAGCCCGACTGCTCCCTTTGCATCTCGTCAGCTGCAGCAATTTATTGATGTAACCCCCCGGCTTGACCTCAGTGGTTGGCCTAGTCTTAATCAAGCTGGGACCTGTTGTACTAGGCATAGGTTTGCTGGGAGGAGCTTGGAAGTCTGATTTTGGGGATGTTCCCACCAGGGAGAAAAGGGGACTTTGTAAAGCGACTGCATGGAGGGGGCTTGGGTAAGGAT
This window of the Ammospiza nelsoni isolate bAmmNel1 chromosome 3, bAmmNel1.pri, whole genome shotgun sequence genome carries:
- the DACT2 gene encoding LOW QUALITY PROTEIN: dapper homolog 2 (The sequence of the model RefSeq protein was modified relative to this genomic sequence to represent the inferred CDS: inserted 1 base in 1 codon), which codes for MGQAGAAPARGGGSAGYWLLAPRIHPGGGPGAAXSRSRFPSLPPSLSPSPVPTSPPKPQESLRLRFTLSGASGGGGRGALSAGTARGGSSPASSPPPPCHGRCRGPALTMLLGASRPGGWDRSRVGERLQAALAGLQELQVLREKQRELVRAALAMPQWPAAGGEQQPLSAHSKEHRLEVTLSALKEQLSRLRRQDVGLKSHLDQLDQRISELKLDVSKTSSEYLDSDSRPSSGFYDLSDGGSCSLSNSCTSVYSESISSSHTSLLPSSQHPKARLSVFDYRPKSADETTVHTTSFQQQGAYGSDGCRIAASRDVSGTPARSRPRPVSTGDLERLIPADTRFQKEMDPKSMLPQCHNGDMHLLSIDPKFQNDLVSKNGIDVYPYPSPLHAVALQSPLFSLVGTSPKSDFQAPPSKPMPSTTGPSLIKTRPTTEVKPGGYINKLLQLTRCKGSSRAETSEWVSPKSQPAAMHQRLIITPSTGGLKINSSSSQLEKQMSSLESNKAEGKLSIEVPEGECAKQQETMSCMNEEQSSTRPDTEPSAMNSCYPAKSAARGSPLAEETESSMERSLSYSQLCQEDSSPDTWNAKAVPPKKLPIKRCGNAKLSYTGGHERVTRAEFVHAQFVPAESHQVRVKFASSKTKAVKIKRRNSEKVVRPGKQAFCMEKVRGAHGATKLPVEWNQLQRPQGMKTLMRRPSYSGDMAGRSCSESSLFPVQVRLPTVPSRPELYGASANALYSLEAACADTGSRKKQRKWQSTVEISAKAQPAGLAHSFGLGAPRQPARRAGVLRSVSTRARSKGQPHGDGAKSESDHSEYSAECASLFHSTIAETSEGEVSDFTANRFGDSESSEGDWDGSSNSSSLALDYDEGDESELIWPEGSVRQSVTVQTSSKPIPPVPKICRIKASKALKKKIRRFQPASLKVMTMV